CAAGGAAAAAGCAAAATGACCGCCTTGGTTGCAGTGATGAGGAAAATGATAACCATTCTTAACACGATGCTCGCAAAAAAAGAAAGGTGGAACCCTAAATTAGCTTGACATTAAAGACAGTCGCTACTATAGATTGCCACGTCGCTTTGCTCCTCGCAATGACGAGAGAATTGCTCTCGACGACAACCCGAGGTTGTCGGGGATGTCATCCCTTTTTGGCTGTCGCGCGGTATATCAAATTAAGAGGATAAATTCAAGTTTTTTGAATGTAGTTTGAGTTTGTAAGGTGAATGATATGAAAATATAAAAAAAGGCGGGTCTGGGTGGGCCCGCCCTGGAATTTTTTATAATAGGTTATTTTATGGTACGCGCCAGGCAACGGGTTGCATGGTTGCTCCACCTCCGAATGTTAAATCGGCGAGACTTTGGTCATAATGAAAAGTTGCGCTGTTATGGCAAAGGACATCGTTGCCTACAACCGCTCCATAATAATCCGCAGAGTTGCGGAGGTCTATCTGAGCGCTTGGGGCATAGATGACCGCACTCATTTCGGCGCTGTTTTTTAAGACAAAATCATTCTGGATAAACATTTTAAGTTCGCTGGGATTACCGCTGGCATTTATTGTACCGGAATTTTTAATTTCGACGGCCCCGGTAATATATATTTCAACATTGGCTCCCGGCGCTATAGTGACCGATGCGGAATTTTTCAATGTAAAATCGCTAAAATAATACACACCGTCACCAAAGGTTACGTTTCCCGTAGTTTGAAAAGTATGATTCAACGGGTTATATGTATAAC
The Candidatus Zixiibacteriota bacterium genome window above contains:
- a CDS encoding IS110 family transposase, whose product is QGKSKMTALVAVMRKMITILNTMLAKKERWNPKLA